The following proteins come from a genomic window of Pseudomonas sp. WJP1:
- a CDS encoding efflux RND transporter permease subunit has translation MGHYELETMPVIRELKGFDACSGNGLERLIFNNRLWVVLACLMVTLALSYLATTRLTLNASFEKMLPQSQPFIKNYLENRAALRGLGNAVRVVVESTDGDIFDPHYLNALKEINDELFVTPGVDRAWMKSLWTPAVRWTEVTEQGFQGGPVMPDSYDGSVQSVQQLRQNIARSGIVGSLIGNNFKSSMVFVPLLEKDPVTGQAIDYHQFSRTIEEKLREKYEFDGVVRVASEEGKGPIKIRVIGFAKLVGDLIDGLMQVMLYFGAAALIATAIIFYFTRCVRSTALVILCSVIAVIWQLGLVALFGFALDPFSILVPFLVFAIGVSHGAQKMNGIMQDVGRGTHQLIAARYTFRRLFLAGLTALLADAVGFAVLMLIDIPVIQDLAVTASIGVAVLIFTNLVLLPVLLSYWGVSRKAAERSLRAEKKELRGSGMGALWCFLDKFTERRWATIAVSVAGLLAVGGFMVSTQLKVGDLDPGAPELRADSRYNRDNAYITANYSLSSDQFAVMLKTPSEGCLKYESLVEADRLGWLLQQQPGVQTTVSLVNAVRQITAGSYEGNPKMLTIARNQDVLNYGAQQASVSNPDLFNNDCSMMPIIAYLADHKAETLDRVVRVAESFAREHSNGERQFMLAAGSAGIEAATNIVVREANRTMLFYVYGAVIVLCFITFRSWRAVVVAVVPLMLTSILCEALMVWLGMGVKVATLPVIALGVGIGVDYALYLLSVQLAQQRAGLSLTEAYRNAVAFTGKVVALVGITLAAGVITWAWSPIKFQADMGILLTFMFIWNMVGALVLIPALSHFLLQKVSSSNHV, from the coding sequence ATGGGTCACTACGAACTCGAAACAATGCCGGTCATCCGCGAACTCAAGGGTTTCGATGCCTGCTCTGGTAATGGCCTCGAACGGCTGATCTTCAACAATCGCCTGTGGGTGGTGCTGGCTTGCCTGATGGTGACGTTAGCACTGAGCTACCTGGCAACTACGCGACTGACACTCAACGCCAGCTTCGAAAAAATGCTCCCGCAGAGCCAGCCCTTCATCAAGAATTATCTGGAAAATCGCGCGGCCTTACGGGGGTTGGGCAATGCGGTGCGGGTGGTGGTGGAGAGCACTGATGGCGATATCTTCGACCCGCATTATCTGAACGCGCTGAAAGAGATCAACGATGAACTCTTCGTCACTCCGGGAGTCGACCGCGCCTGGATGAAATCGCTGTGGACGCCGGCAGTGCGGTGGACCGAAGTCACCGAACAGGGCTTCCAGGGTGGCCCGGTGATGCCTGATTCCTATGACGGCTCCGTGCAAAGTGTTCAACAGTTGCGCCAGAACATTGCCCGCTCTGGCATTGTCGGCAGCCTGATCGGCAACAACTTCAAGTCGAGCATGGTGTTCGTGCCGCTGCTGGAGAAAGACCCGGTCACCGGCCAGGCCATCGACTATCACCAATTCTCCAGAACCATCGAAGAGAAGCTGCGTGAAAAGTACGAGTTCGATGGGGTCGTACGGGTGGCGAGCGAGGAGGGCAAGGGCCCGATCAAGATTCGCGTGATCGGCTTCGCCAAACTGGTGGGCGACCTGATCGATGGGTTGATGCAAGTGATGCTGTATTTCGGTGCCGCCGCGCTGATAGCCACGGCGATTATCTTCTACTTCACCCGGTGTGTGCGCAGCACGGCGTTGGTCATCCTGTGTTCGGTGATCGCAGTGATCTGGCAGCTGGGATTGGTGGCGCTGTTTGGCTTCGCGCTGGACCCGTTTTCGATTCTGGTGCCGTTCCTGGTGTTTGCCATTGGCGTATCCCATGGCGCGCAAAAGATGAACGGCATCATGCAGGACGTCGGACGCGGTACCCATCAGTTGATCGCCGCGCGTTATACCTTTCGCCGGCTGTTTCTCGCCGGCCTCACCGCATTGCTGGCCGACGCCGTGGGGTTCGCGGTATTGATGCTGATCGACATTCCGGTGATCCAGGACCTGGCAGTCACCGCCAGCATTGGCGTTGCCGTGTTGATTTTCACCAACCTGGTGCTGCTGCCGGTGCTGCTGTCGTATTGGGGTGTCAGTCGAAAGGCTGCCGAGCGCAGCTTGCGCGCGGAAAAAAAGGAGCTGCGAGGCAGCGGTATGGGCGCGCTGTGGTGTTTTCTCGACAAATTCACCGAGCGCCGCTGGGCGACTATCGCCGTCAGTGTGGCGGGGCTGCTGGCGGTGGGCGGCTTCATGGTCAGCACCCAGTTGAAGGTCGGTGATCTGGACCCCGGTGCGCCCGAGCTGCGTGCCGATTCGCGCTACAACCGCGACAACGCCTACATCACCGCCAACTATTCGCTGTCCAGCGATCAGTTCGCGGTGATGCTCAAGACACCCAGCGAAGGCTGTCTGAAATATGAAAGCCTGGTAGAAGCCGATCGCCTGGGTTGGTTGTTGCAGCAACAACCGGGCGTGCAGACCACGGTGTCGCTGGTGAACGCGGTACGGCAGATCACCGCGGGTTCCTATGAAGGCAACCCGAAGATGCTGACCATCGCGCGTAATCAGGATGTGCTCAATTACGGCGCACAGCAGGCATCTGTCAGCAATCCGGACCTGTTCAACAACGATTGCTCGATGATGCCGATCATCGCGTATCTGGCGGACCACAAGGCCGAAACCCTGGATCGCGTGGTGCGAGTGGCTGAAAGCTTCGCCCGTGAACACAGCAATGGCGAGCGTCAGTTCATGTTAGCGGCCGGCAGTGCCGGGATTGAAGCGGCAACCAACATCGTCGTGCGCGAGGCCAACCGCACCATGTTGTTTTATGTGTATGGCGCGGTGATCGTGCTGTGCTTCATCACCTTCCGCAGCTGGCGGGCGGTGGTGGTCGCGGTAGTGCCGCTGATGCTGACGTCGATCCTCTGCGAAGCGCTGATGGTCTGGTTGGGCATGGGCGTGAAAGTCGCGACATTACCGGTGATCGCCCTCGGTGTCGGCATTGGCGTGGACTACGCGTTGTACCTGCTGAGCGTGCAATTGGCCCAGCAACGCGCCGGGTTGTCGTTGACCGAGGCTTATCGCAATGCCGTGGCATTCACCGGCAAGGTGGTGGCGCTGGTCGGCATTACTTTGGCTGCCGGCGTGATCACCTGGGCCTGGTCGCCAATCAAGTTCCAGGCCGACATGGGCATCCTGCTGACCTTCATGTTCATCTGGAACATGGTTGGTGCGTTGGTGCTGATCCCGGCGCTGTCCCATTTCCTGTTGCAGAAAGTGAGTAGTTCCAATCATGTCTGA
- a CDS encoding acyl-CoA dehydrogenase C-terminal domain-containing protein — protein sequence MSDYKAPLRDMRFVLNEVFEVAKLWAELPALADSIDAETVEAILEEAGKVTSKSVAPLSRAADEEGCHWADGAVTTPAGFPQAYQTYAEGGWVGVGGDPAYGGMGMPKAVSAQVEEMVNSASLAFGLYPMLTAGACLSINAHASEELKAAYLPNMYAGIWAGSMCLTEPHAGTDLGIIRTKAEPQADGSYKVSGTKIFITGGEHDLTENIIHLVLAKLPDAPAGPKGISLFLVPKFMVNADGSLGARNPANCGSIEHKMGIQASATCVMNFDEAVGYLVGEPNKGLAAMFTMMNYERLGVGIQGLATGERSYQNAVEYARDRLQSRSPTGAQNKDKVADPIIVHPDVRRMLLTMKASNEGGRAFSTYVAMQLDTAKFSEDATTRKRAEDLVALLTPVAKAFLTDLGLETTVHGQQVFGGHGYIREWGQEQLVRDVRITQIYEGTNGIQALDLIGRKIVGTGGAFYNLFADEIRHFTATAGADLAEFTRPLNDAVTTLDELTAWLLDRAKNNPNEIGAASVEYLQTFGYVAYAYMWALMAKAALGKEAQDDFYASKLGTARFYFARLLPRIHSLSTSVKAGSESLFLLGAGQF from the coding sequence ATGTCTGATTACAAAGCGCCCCTGCGCGATATGCGCTTCGTCCTCAATGAAGTATTCGAGGTCGCCAAACTCTGGGCCGAGCTGCCAGCACTGGCCGATTCCATCGATGCTGAAACAGTCGAAGCCATTCTCGAAGAGGCCGGCAAGGTCACCAGCAAAAGCGTCGCGCCCCTGAGCCGTGCGGCTGACGAGGAAGGTTGCCACTGGGCGGACGGTGCCGTCACCACGCCGGCAGGTTTCCCACAGGCTTACCAGACTTACGCGGAAGGCGGTTGGGTCGGTGTTGGTGGCGACCCGGCCTACGGTGGCATGGGCATGCCCAAGGCCGTTTCGGCCCAGGTCGAAGAAATGGTCAACTCGGCCAGCCTGGCGTTCGGCCTGTACCCGATGCTGACCGCCGGTGCCTGCCTGTCGATCAACGCCCACGCCAGTGAAGAACTGAAGGCCGCCTACCTGCCGAACATGTACGCCGGTATCTGGGCCGGTTCCATGTGCCTGACCGAACCGCACGCCGGTACCGACCTGGGGATCATTCGCACCAAGGCCGAGCCTCAGGCCGACGGTTCCTACAAGGTCAGCGGCACCAAGATCTTCATCACCGGCGGCGAACACGACCTGACCGAAAACATCATCCACCTGGTGCTGGCCAAGTTGCCGGATGCACCGGCTGGCCCCAAAGGGATTTCGCTGTTCCTGGTGCCCAAGTTCATGGTCAACGCCGACGGCAGCCTGGGCGCGCGCAACCCGGCAAACTGCGGCTCGATCGAGCACAAGATGGGCATCCAGGCCTCTGCGACCTGCGTGATGAACTTCGACGAAGCTGTCGGTTACCTGGTCGGCGAGCCGAACAAGGGCCTGGCGGCGATGTTCACCATGATGAACTACGAGCGTCTGGGCGTCGGCATCCAGGGCCTGGCCACCGGCGAGCGCTCTTACCAGAATGCCGTCGAGTACGCCCGCGATCGCCTGCAGAGCCGTTCACCGACCGGCGCGCAGAACAAGGACAAAGTCGCTGACCCGATCATCGTCCACCCGGACGTGCGTCGCATGTTGCTGACCATGAAAGCCTCGAACGAAGGCGGCCGCGCGTTCTCGACCTACGTGGCCATGCAACTGGACACCGCCAAGTTCAGCGAAGATGCCACCACGCGCAAGCGCGCAGAAGACCTGGTGGCCTTGCTGACCCCGGTGGCCAAGGCGTTCCTGACCGATCTGGGCCTGGAAACCACGGTTCACGGCCAGCAGGTGTTTGGCGGCCACGGCTACATCCGTGAGTGGGGCCAGGAGCAACTGGTGCGCGACGTGCGCATCACCCAGATTTACGAAGGCACCAACGGCATCCAGGCGCTGGACCTGATCGGGCGCAAGATCGTCGGCACGGGCGGGGCGTTCTACAACCTGTTTGCCGACGAGATTCGTCACTTCACCGCCACCGCCGGCGCTGACCTGGCGGAGTTCACCAGGCCGCTCAACGATGCGGTGACGACCCTTGACGAACTGACCGCATGGCTGCTGGACCGGGCGAAAAACAACCCGAATGAAATCGGTGCGGCGTCGGTCGAATACCTGCAAACTTTCGGATACGTCGCTTACGCCTACATGTGGGCCCTGATGGCCAAGGCTGCTCTGGGCAAAGAAGCGCAAGACGATTTCTACGCCAGCAAACTGGGCACCGCACGCTTCTATTTCGCCCGCCTATTGCCGCGCATTCACTCGTTGAGCACGTCTGTGAAGGCGGGTAGCGAATCGTTGTTCCTGCTGGGTGCAGGACAATTCTGA